In Mycobacterium sp. Aquia_216, a genomic segment contains:
- a CDS encoding FkbM family methyltransferase, which produces MPVARSARQWLAPTVKAVAPRLFWRRKYRILQQLGKTRPDVQLVASLCDPNRVSLDIGADVGEFTIGMLATSRSVIAFEPRPTQAHDLASMFDAVGVPVRVEAVALSNKPGVTTMRVVESEPGRSTIDTDNVLSDVDGGAVQSIDVPVKRLDDLHLDGIGLIKIDVEGHELAVLLGATDTVARNQPALVVEAEERHHPNAVAGIAELLAGLGYAGYFDVEGTRRPIEEFDPAHHQNPASVSSGENGWATDGRYVNNFAFLPRGV; this is translated from the coding sequence ATGCCCGTCGCGCGTTCGGCCAGACAATGGCTCGCCCCGACCGTAAAGGCGGTCGCACCACGGTTGTTCTGGCGGCGCAAGTACCGCATCCTGCAACAGCTGGGAAAAACCCGCCCGGACGTGCAGTTGGTCGCGTCGCTGTGCGACCCCAACCGCGTTTCGCTGGACATCGGGGCCGATGTCGGCGAATTCACGATCGGAATGCTCGCAACGTCGCGATCGGTGATCGCTTTCGAACCCCGGCCGACCCAGGCCCACGATTTGGCGTCGATGTTCGACGCGGTCGGCGTCCCGGTCAGGGTGGAGGCGGTCGCGCTGTCGAACAAGCCCGGTGTGACGACCATGCGGGTGGTTGAGTCGGAGCCGGGGCGCAGCACGATCGATACCGACAACGTGCTGAGCGACGTGGACGGCGGCGCTGTCCAGAGCATCGACGTGCCGGTCAAACGCCTCGACGACCTGCACCTGGACGGCATCGGCCTGATCAAGATCGACGTGGAGGGCCACGAACTGGCCGTGTTGCTCGGCGCCACAGACACGGTCGCGCGCAACCAACCAGCGCTGGTGGTAGAAGCCGAAGAACGTCATCACCCCAATGCCGTTGCCGGCATCGCCGAATTGCTGGCCGGGCTCGGCTACGCCGGCTACTTCGATGTCGAGGGGACTCGGCGGCCGATAGAAGAATTCGACCCCGCCCACCATCAGAATCCGGCCAGCGTCAGCAGCGGCGAGAACGGCTGGGCGACCGATGGCCGTTACGTCAACAACTTCGCGTTCCTTCCCAGAGGGGTATGA
- a CDS encoding NAD(P)/FAD-dependent oxidoreductase, translated as MTKSTHVVVIGGGYAGTLAANRLRQQPDIEITLVNPRPVFVERIRLHQLVADTGAATADYGTLLGDGIQLVVDAVERIDTAARRLVLTSGTALNYDYVIYAVGSTGAVPAQESVPGAAEFAHSISDLESAQRLRYALADLPLGAPITVVGGGLTGIETASELAEQGRPVTLACGGTLGTSLSKRGRRSVARQLRQLNVNILEPVAASEVRWDSVVLSDGAVLPSAATVWTAGFAVPDLASRSGLRTDELGRLLTDETLTSVDDGRIVAAGDAAAPSGEPLRMSCQAAEPLGAQAAETVLARIAGETPAALNQAFVGQCISIGRRHGTLQFARTDDSPVNMALGGRTTAAIKEKICRGTLWAIRREAAKPGSYYWLKGGSRPAQPAEQRVAIK; from the coding sequence ATGACCAAGAGCACTCACGTCGTGGTCATCGGCGGCGGATACGCCGGCACCCTCGCGGCCAATCGCCTGCGGCAGCAGCCGGACATCGAGATCACCCTGGTGAATCCCCGACCGGTTTTCGTCGAGCGAATCCGCTTGCACCAGCTGGTCGCCGACACCGGCGCCGCGACCGCCGATTACGGCACGCTGCTGGGCGACGGAATCCAGCTGGTCGTCGACGCCGTCGAGCGGATCGACACCGCTGCCCGGCGCCTGGTGCTGACCTCCGGAACCGCGCTCAACTACGACTACGTGATCTACGCCGTCGGCAGCACGGGCGCGGTGCCCGCCCAGGAATCGGTGCCCGGTGCGGCCGAATTCGCCCATTCGATCTCCGACCTGGAAAGCGCGCAGCGGCTGCGCTACGCGCTCGCCGACCTGCCGCTCGGTGCGCCCATCACCGTGGTCGGCGGTGGGTTGACCGGCATTGAAACGGCCTCCGAGCTGGCCGAGCAGGGCCGCCCGGTGACCCTGGCGTGCGGCGGCACGCTCGGGACGTCGCTGAGCAAGCGGGGCCGGCGCTCGGTGGCCAGGCAACTGCGCCAACTCAACGTCAACATCCTCGAGCCCGTGGCCGCCAGCGAGGTGCGCTGGGACAGCGTGGTGCTCAGCGACGGCGCGGTGCTGCCCAGCGCGGCGACCGTGTGGACGGCCGGGTTCGCCGTGCCGGATCTGGCCAGCCGCAGCGGTCTGCGCACCGATGAGCTGGGCCGGCTGCTCACCGACGAGACGCTGACCAGCGTCGACGACGGCCGCATCGTCGCCGCGGGTGACGCCGCCGCGCCGTCCGGTGAGCCGCTGCGGATGAGCTGCCAGGCCGCCGAACCGCTGGGCGCCCAGGCCGCGGAGACCGTGCTCGCCCGGATCGCCGGGGAGACCCCCGCGGCACTCAACCAGGCATTCGTCGGGCAGTGCATCAGCATCGGCCGCAGGCACGGCACGCTGCAGTTCGCGCGGACCGACGACTCGCCGGTGAACATGGCCCTCGGCGGTCGAACCACCGCCGCGATCAAGGAAAAGATCTGCCGTGGCACGCTGTGGGCCATCCGGCGCGAGGCCGCCAAACCCGGCTCGTACTACTGGCTCAAGGGCGGTAGCCGGCCTGCTCAACCGGCCGAGCAGCGGGTCGCGATCAAGTGA
- a CDS encoding RNA polymerase sigma-70 factor has product MIATGGHAERFTLLRPLLFTIAYEILGSATESDDVLQDSYLRWADVDLSTVHDTKSYLAQLVTRQALNALRAGARRREEYVGPWLPEPLLLDDQDPSTDVVLAESVSMAMLVLLETLSPDERAVFVLREVFGFDYGEIADAVGKPAPTVRQVAHRAREHVRARRKRFDNVDPERNAAITAQFLTTAASGDVEALMAMLAPDATWMADSGGKVSAARRPVVGADKVARAITGLVRKAGTGMRVELVTCNSAPAVLFYLEDELSMVVTLEIADALITNFYVMRNPDKLAALATARDISRG; this is encoded by the coding sequence GTGATCGCGACCGGCGGGCATGCGGAACGGTTCACGCTGCTGCGCCCATTGCTGTTCACCATCGCCTACGAAATCCTCGGCTCGGCCACCGAGTCCGACGACGTATTGCAGGACAGCTATCTGCGGTGGGCGGATGTCGACCTGTCGACGGTGCACGACACGAAGTCGTACCTGGCCCAGCTGGTAACCCGCCAGGCACTCAACGCGTTGCGGGCCGGCGCCCGTCGCCGCGAGGAGTACGTCGGTCCGTGGCTGCCCGAGCCACTGCTGCTCGACGACCAGGACCCGTCGACCGATGTCGTTCTGGCGGAATCGGTTTCGATGGCGATGCTGGTGCTGCTGGAAACACTGAGCCCCGACGAGCGGGCGGTGTTCGTCTTGCGCGAGGTGTTCGGCTTCGACTACGGGGAGATAGCCGACGCGGTGGGCAAGCCGGCGCCGACGGTCCGCCAGGTCGCCCACCGGGCCCGCGAACACGTCCGGGCGCGCCGCAAGCGCTTCGACAACGTCGACCCGGAGCGCAACGCCGCGATCACCGCCCAGTTCCTGACCACCGCGGCCAGCGGCGACGTGGAAGCGCTGATGGCGATGCTCGCCCCGGATGCGACCTGGATGGCCGACAGCGGCGGCAAGGTGTCCGCGGCGCGGCGGCCGGTGGTCGGCGCGGACAAGGTGGCCAGGGCCATTACCGGGCTGGTGCGCAAGGCCGGAACCGGAATGCGCGTCGAGCTGGTTACCTGCAACAGTGCTCCGGCGGTGTTGTTCTACCTCGAAGACGAACTCTCGATGGTGGTCACGCTCGAGATCGCCGACGCCTTGATCACCAACTTCTACGTGATGCGAAATCCGGACAAGCTGGCTGCCCTGGCGACCGCCCGCGACATCAGCCGCGGCTGA
- a CDS encoding aminodeoxychorismate synthase component I yields MRIDRLGSLGEAPRVLRAIGDATARLGLPPPAALTGEWFGALAVIAPSLAVRPVDAADAFAVQLGAPASDSPTVGGGWLGYLSYPDAGADGRPHRIPEAAGGWTDCVLRRDRDGCWWYESLSGAEMPEWLAAALSAAPGAARECRIEWDIADRKAHRGAVLACLEAIRAGEVYQACVCTRFTGAVTGSSLDFFIDGVARTSPARAAYVAGRWGAVASLSPELFLRRHGTVVMSSPIKGTLPLDAWPSALRASPKEVAENIMIVDLVRNDLGRVAVTGTVKVPELLVVRRAPGVWHLVSTVSAQVRVELPTSALLDAAFPPASVTGTPKHRARQLISQWESHRRGIYCGTVGLASPIAGCELNVAIRTVEFDDAGTAVLGVGGGITADSNPDAEWEECLHKAAPVVGWPCTAPAASVG; encoded by the coding sequence GTGCGAATCGACCGGCTCGGCAGCCTCGGCGAGGCACCCCGTGTGCTGCGCGCGATCGGTGATGCCACCGCCCGGCTCGGTCTGCCGCCGCCCGCGGCTCTGACCGGCGAATGGTTCGGTGCGCTGGCGGTCATCGCGCCTAGCCTGGCGGTGCGCCCGGTGGATGCGGCCGACGCTTTCGCGGTCCAGCTGGGCGCGCCGGCCAGCGACTCCCCCACGGTGGGCGGTGGCTGGCTTGGCTATCTGTCCTATCCGGACGCCGGCGCCGACGGGCGCCCGCACCGGATCCCGGAGGCCGCCGGCGGCTGGACCGACTGCGTGCTGCGCCGCGACCGGGACGGATGCTGGTGGTACGAAAGCCTCTCCGGGGCGGAGATGCCGGAGTGGCTGGCCGCCGCGCTATCCGCGGCGCCGGGCGCGGCGCGCGAGTGCCGGATCGAGTGGGACATCGCCGACCGGAAGGCGCACCGCGGCGCGGTGCTGGCCTGCCTGGAGGCGATTCGCGCGGGTGAGGTCTACCAGGCGTGTGTATGCACTCGATTTACCGGGGCGGTCACCGGGTCCTCGCTGGACTTCTTCATCGACGGTGTCGCGCGCACGTCGCCGGCCCGCGCGGCCTATGTCGCCGGCCGCTGGGGTGCGGTCGCGTCGCTGTCGCCCGAGCTGTTTTTGCGCCGCCACGGCACGGTGGTGATGTCGAGCCCGATCAAGGGAACGCTGCCGCTGGACGCCTGGCCGTCGGCGTTGCGCGCCTCGCCCAAAGAGGTGGCCGAGAACATCATGATCGTGGACCTGGTGCGCAACGACCTCGGCCGGGTCGCGGTCACCGGCACGGTCAAGGTGCCCGAGCTGCTGGTGGTGCGACGCGCGCCGGGCGTGTGGCACTTGGTATCCACGGTCTCGGCTCAGGTGCGGGTCGAGCTGCCGACGTCGGCACTGCTGGACGCCGCCTTCCCGCCCGCATCGGTCACCGGCACCCCCAAACATCGTGCTCGCCAATTGATTTCGCAATGGGAATCGCATCGCCGCGGGATATATTGCGGCACAGTCGGTTTAGCGTCGCCGATCGCCGGATGCGAGCTGAATGTCGCGATCCGCACCGTGGAGTTCGACGACGCCGGAACCGCCGTACTGGGCGTCGGCGGCGGCATCACCGCCGATTCGAACCCCGACGCCGAATGGGAGGAATGCCTGCACAAGGCCGCTCCCGTCGTCGGGTGGCCGTGCACCGCACCCGCCGCCTCGGTGGGCTAG
- the rsmI gene encoding 16S rRNA (cytidine(1402)-2'-O)-methyltransferase has product MSHGRLLLGATPLGQPSDASPRLIRALGEADVVAAEDTRRVRTLAKALDVRIAGRVVSLFDQVEAARVPALVEEIKAGATVLVVSDAGMPLISDPGYRMVVACVEAGIAVTCLPGPSAVTTALAVSGLPSEKFCFEGFAPRKGGARKTWLASLADERRTCVFFESPRRLAACLLDAVEQLGGARSAVICRELTKVHEEVVRGSLQELATWAADGVLGEITVVLAGASPSADVASLVARVKDLVAQGVRVKEACTEVAAAHPGVRSRQLYEEVVRARRQD; this is encoded by the coding sequence ATGTCCCACGGTCGCCTATTGCTGGGTGCGACCCCGCTCGGCCAGCCTTCGGATGCCTCACCGCGCCTGATCAGGGCGCTGGGCGAGGCCGATGTGGTGGCCGCCGAGGACACCCGGCGGGTGCGAACGTTGGCCAAGGCGCTCGACGTCCGGATCGCCGGTCGGGTGGTCAGCTTGTTCGACCAGGTCGAGGCCGCGCGGGTGCCCGCGCTGGTCGAGGAGATCAAGGCCGGTGCCACGGTGCTGGTGGTCAGCGACGCCGGAATGCCGTTGATCAGCGACCCCGGCTACCGGATGGTCGTGGCGTGCGTCGAGGCCGGGATCGCGGTGACGTGCTTACCCGGACCGTCCGCGGTGACCACCGCGCTGGCCGTGTCCGGTCTGCCGTCGGAGAAGTTCTGCTTCGAGGGTTTCGCCCCGCGCAAGGGTGGGGCGCGCAAGACGTGGCTGGCCTCGCTGGCCGACGAACGGCGCACCTGCGTGTTCTTCGAGTCGCCGCGCCGGCTGGCGGCGTGCCTGCTCGATGCTGTCGAGCAGCTCGGCGGTGCACGCTCCGCGGTGATCTGCCGTGAGCTGACCAAGGTGCACGAGGAAGTGGTGCGTGGGTCGCTCCAGGAGCTGGCGACATGGGCGGCCGACGGCGTGCTCGGCGAAATCACGGTCGTGCTGGCCGGCGCGAGCCCGTCCGCCGACGTGGCGTCGCTGGTGGCTCGGGTGAAAGACCTCGTTGCCCAAGGGGTTCGCGTCAAGGAGGCCTGCACCGAGGTGGCCGCGGCCCACCCGGGCGTGCGTTCCCGACAGCTCTACGAGGAGGTGGTGCGGGCGCGCCGCCAGGACTAG
- a CDS encoding dolichyl-phosphate-mannose--protein mannosyltransferase, which produces MSAPPSEASLTVDSAVKERVVPVVSPGPLVPVADFGPTDHIRGWVVTGVITLLAAITRFVNLGSPTDAGTPIFDEKHYAPQAWQALHNHGVEDNPGFGLVVHPPVGKQLIAIGEAIFGYDGVGWRFTGALLGMVMVTLVMRIVRRISRSTLVGAIAGVLCICDGVSFVASRTALLDGLLTFFVVAAFGALIVDRDEVRRRMHVALLEGRTADTPWGPRLGVRWWRFLAGVLLGLACGTKWSGLYFVVFFGVMSLAFDVAARRQYQVVRPWLGALRRDLVPTGYALGLIPIAVYLASYAPWFASETAIDRHEVGQTIGPQSNFPVPDALRSLWHYSAKALQFHAGLTNSAGNYHPWESKPWSWPMSLRPVLYAIDQQNVGGCGAQSCVKAEMLVGTPAMWWLAVPVLVYALWRSAVRRDWRYAVVLVGYCAGWLPWFADIDRQMYFFYAATMAPFLVMALALICGDILYRPGQTAERRTLGLIIVSFYVALVVTNFAWLFPVLTGLPISQQTWDMEIWLPSWR; this is translated from the coding sequence ATGTCCGCCCCGCCCAGCGAAGCCTCCTTGACCGTGGATAGCGCCGTCAAGGAGCGCGTCGTCCCCGTCGTCAGCCCGGGACCGTTGGTTCCGGTCGCGGATTTCGGGCCGACCGACCACATCCGCGGCTGGGTGGTCACCGGCGTCATCACCCTGCTGGCGGCGATCACCCGATTCGTCAATCTGGGGTCGCCGACCGATGCCGGTACACCGATCTTCGACGAGAAGCACTACGCGCCTCAGGCGTGGCAGGCGCTGCACAACCACGGGGTGGAGGACAACCCCGGGTTCGGTCTGGTCGTCCACCCACCGGTGGGCAAGCAACTGATCGCGATCGGCGAGGCGATCTTCGGCTATGACGGAGTGGGCTGGCGATTCACCGGCGCGCTGCTCGGCATGGTGATGGTGACGCTGGTGATGCGGATCGTGCGGCGAATCAGCCGCTCGACGCTGGTCGGCGCGATCGCCGGAGTGCTGTGCATCTGCGACGGCGTCAGCTTCGTCGCCTCGCGCACCGCGCTGCTTGACGGCCTGCTCACCTTCTTCGTGGTCGCGGCGTTCGGCGCCCTGATCGTCGACCGCGACGAGGTGCGCCGGCGCATGCACGTCGCGCTGCTGGAAGGCCGCACCGCCGATACCCCGTGGGGGCCGCGACTCGGCGTGCGCTGGTGGCGGTTCTTGGCGGGTGTCCTCCTCGGATTGGCTTGCGGGACAAAGTGGTCCGGCCTCTACTTTGTGGTGTTCTTCGGCGTGATGTCGCTGGCGTTCGACGTGGCCGCGCGGCGCCAATATCAGGTGGTGAGACCGTGGCTGGGGGCACTGCGGCGTGACCTGGTCCCCACTGGCTACGCGCTGGGCCTGATCCCGATCGCGGTGTACCTGGCCAGCTACGCGCCGTGGTTTGCGTCCGAGACCGCGATCGACCGACACGAGGTGGGCCAGACGATCGGTCCGCAGAGCAACTTTCCGGTGCCCGACGCGTTGCGCTCGCTGTGGCATTACAGCGCGAAGGCGCTGCAATTCCATGCGGGCCTGACGAATTCGGCGGGCAACTACCACCCGTGGGAATCCAAACCGTGGAGCTGGCCGATGTCGCTGCGGCCGGTGCTCTACGCGATCGATCAGCAGAACGTGGGCGGGTGCGGGGCGCAATCGTGCGTTAAGGCCGAGATGCTGGTCGGCACACCAGCGATGTGGTGGCTGGCGGTGCCGGTGCTGGTGTATGCCCTGTGGCGATCGGCCGTCCGGCGGGACTGGCGCTACGCGGTGGTCCTGGTCGGTTACTGCGCCGGGTGGCTGCCGTGGTTCGCCGACATCGACCGGCAGATGTACTTCTTCTACGCGGCGACGATGGCGCCGTTCCTGGTGATGGCCCTCGCGTTGATCTGCGGTGACATTCTCTATCGCCCGGGCCAAACCGCAGAGCGGCGCACCCTGGGACTCATCATCGTGAGCTTTTATGTCGCTCTGGTGGTAACGAACTTCGCCTGGTTGTTTCCGGTGCTCACCGGTCTGCCCATCTCGCAGCAGACCTGGGACATGGAGATCTGGCTGCCCAGCTGGCGCTAG
- the arcA gene encoding arginine deiminase encodes MGVIELSTNSEVGTLRIVILHRPGAELQRLNPRNNDQLLFDGLPWVARAQEEHDQFSELLRSRGVEVLLLSDLLTEALHHSGAARMQGVAAAVDARRLGVPLGQELSAYLRGLEPAKLAHVLMAGMTFNELPADTRTDVSLVLRMHHGGDFVIDPLPNLVFTRDSSIWIGQRVVIPSLALRARAREASLTDLIYAHHPRFTGVRKAYESRSAPVEGGDVLLLAPGVIAVGVGERTTPAGAEALARSLFDDDLATTVLAVPIGQQRAQMHLDTVCTMVDTDTVVMYANVVDTLSAFTIQRAADGVNISDETPFLEAAAKAMGIDKLRVIDTGLDPVVAEREQWDDGNNTLALAPGVVVAYERNMQTNARLQDAGIEVLSIAGSELGTGRGGPRCMSCPVARDAL; translated from the coding sequence GTGGGTGTTATTGAGCTGAGCACCAATTCCGAAGTAGGCACGCTACGGATCGTGATCCTGCACCGCCCCGGTGCCGAGCTGCAGCGACTCAATCCGCGCAACAACGACCAGCTGCTTTTCGACGGATTGCCGTGGGTGGCTCGTGCGCAGGAGGAACACGACCAGTTCTCCGAGTTGCTGAGGTCCCGGGGCGTGGAAGTGCTGCTGCTGTCCGACCTGCTGACCGAGGCGCTTCACCACAGCGGAGCCGCCCGGATGCAGGGCGTTGCGGCCGCCGTGGACGCGCGCCGGCTCGGAGTGCCACTGGGGCAAGAGCTTTCGGCATACCTGCGTGGCCTGGAGCCGGCCAAGTTGGCGCACGTGCTGATGGCCGGCATGACGTTCAACGAGCTGCCCGCCGATACCCGGACCGACGTGTCCCTGGTGCTTCGCATGCACCACGGCGGAGATTTCGTCATCGACCCACTGCCCAACCTGGTGTTCACTCGGGACTCGTCGATATGGATCGGGCAGCGGGTGGTGATCCCGTCGCTGGCGCTGCGCGCGCGGGCACGAGAGGCGTCGCTGACCGACCTCATCTATGCCCACCACCCACGGTTCACCGGTGTGCGCAAGGCTTACGAATCGAGATCCGCTCCCGTCGAGGGCGGGGACGTACTGTTGCTTGCTCCCGGTGTCATTGCGGTCGGCGTGGGCGAGCGGACCACCCCGGCCGGTGCGGAAGCGTTGGCGCGCAGCCTGTTCGACGACGATCTTGCTACCACGGTGCTCGCCGTTCCGATCGGGCAGCAGCGTGCGCAGATGCACCTGGACACGGTCTGCACGATGGTCGACACCGACACGGTCGTCATGTACGCGAACGTCGTCGACACGCTTTCGGCATTCACAATCCAACGCGCAGCCGACGGTGTGAACATCAGCGATGAGACGCCCTTTTTAGAGGCGGCGGCCAAGGCGATGGGGATCGATAAGCTGCGCGTCATCGACACCGGTCTGGATCCCGTCGTCGCCGAGCGCGAGCAGTGGGACGACGGCAACAACACGCTGGCGCTGGCGCCTGGCGTCGTCGTCGCCTACGAGCGCAACATGCAGACCAACGCGCGCCTGCAGGATGCCGGCATCGAGGTGTTGTCGATCGCGGGGTCCGAATTGGGCACCGGCCGTGGCGGTCCGCGGTGCATGTCGTGCCCGGTCGCCCGCGACGCGCTCTAA
- a CDS encoding alpha-ketoglutarate-dependent dioxygenase AlkB, translating into MGTAVQGSLFEHTERRHLGDGAFIEIRAGWLSDDPSGAQELLDALLSTIPWRAERRQMYDRVVDVPRLVSFHDLTVEDPPHPLLGRLRRRLNDIYAGELGEPFTTIGLCCYRDGSDSVAWHGDTIGRSSSEDTMVAIISLGATRTFALRRRGGGASLRLPQAHGDLLVMGGSCQRTWEHAVPKTSLRKGPRVSIQFRPRDVR; encoded by the coding sequence GTGGGGACCGCGGTACAGGGCTCGCTGTTCGAGCACACCGAGCGACGGCACCTCGGCGACGGTGCTTTTATCGAGATTCGCGCAGGCTGGCTCAGCGACGACCCATCCGGTGCGCAAGAGCTGCTCGACGCGCTGTTGTCGACGATCCCGTGGCGCGCGGAGCGCCGCCAAATGTACGACCGGGTGGTCGACGTGCCGCGGCTGGTGAGCTTTCACGACCTGACCGTCGAGGACCCGCCCCACCCGCTGCTGGGGCGCCTGCGCCGCCGGCTCAACGACATCTACGCGGGCGAACTCGGCGAGCCCTTCACCACGATCGGGTTGTGCTGCTACCGAGACGGCTCCGACAGCGTCGCCTGGCACGGCGACACGATTGGCCGCAGTAGCTCCGAGGACACCATGGTGGCGATCATCAGTCTCGGTGCCACTCGAACGTTCGCGCTGCGCCGGCGCGGCGGCGGGGCATCGTTGCGGCTGCCGCAGGCGCACGGCGACCTGCTGGTGATGGGCGGATCCTGTCAGCGCACCTGGGAGCATGCCGTTCCGAAGACCTCGTTGCGCAAGGGCCCGCGGGTCAGCATCCAGTTCCGGCCCCGCGACGTGCGCTAG
- a CDS encoding DUF5642 family protein, whose translation MSKLVCAIGAACVLAGCSSNSTTATSADIAKVVSVKSSFGPEFKVTDISERAIDPKLLSARKLPDGLKFEPANCAKLASGPDMPPDVQGNMAAVSAEGDGDRYVVIAVETSKPLPINDPGKDCNKVAFSGGQVRGGLEVIDAPHIDGTNTFGVHRVLQAVLAGGARTGELYDYSAQFGDYQVIVIANPLVVPDQPVAKVDTQRARDLLVKAVTAIRTS comes from the coding sequence GTGTCCAAGCTGGTATGCGCGATCGGGGCCGCCTGCGTGCTGGCCGGATGCTCGTCGAATAGCACTACCGCGACAAGCGCCGACATCGCCAAGGTCGTGTCGGTGAAGTCGAGCTTTGGGCCCGAGTTCAAGGTCACCGACATCTCGGAACGGGCGATCGATCCCAAGCTGCTGTCCGCCCGCAAGCTGCCCGACGGGCTGAAGTTCGAACCGGCCAACTGTGCGAAGTTGGCGTCGGGGCCGGATATGCCGCCGGACGTGCAGGGCAACATGGCCGCGGTGTCCGCCGAGGGCGATGGTGACCGCTATGTCGTCATCGCGGTGGAGACCTCCAAGCCGCTGCCGATCAACGACCCGGGCAAGGACTGCAACAAGGTCGCGTTCTCGGGCGGCCAGGTGCGTGGCGGCCTCGAGGTCATCGACGCGCCGCACATCGACGGGACAAACACGTTCGGCGTGCACCGCGTCCTGCAAGCGGTGCTTGCCGGTGGCGCCCGCACCGGCGAGCTCTACGACTACTCCGCGCAGTTCGGCGACTACCAGGTGATTGTGATCGCCAATCCGCTCGTCGTCCCGGACCAGCCGGTCGCCAAGGTCGACACACAACGGGCCCGTGACCTGCTCGTCAAAGCGGTGACCGCGATCCGCACGTCCTAG
- a CDS encoding DUF5642 family protein has protein sequence MRRFWIGPVLPLLLALLIAACGAHSPARRPPAASSPPARGSVINPGNIKRVVRDLPPGYEVTSGIPRAASPRAIWGLDADAASKPGVCAALADPGKGSDQSAQGLSASGPGGIIDAVVVTLPDADLDRDVVDTCGQWAMTAARTTATVRLTEPPHIDGAQTLGMVVDVKSSVESGTEIDSRAYTFIAYLGGFYAFTTLTTDPGSALPALPPQFAADLLVKTVSTLRS, from the coding sequence ATGCGGCGGTTCTGGATTGGCCCGGTGCTGCCGTTGCTGCTCGCGCTGCTGATTGCCGCGTGCGGTGCACATTCGCCGGCGCGCCGACCACCGGCGGCGTCCTCGCCTCCGGCGCGCGGCAGCGTCATCAACCCCGGCAACATCAAACGCGTCGTTCGCGACCTGCCGCCCGGTTACGAGGTCACCAGTGGCATCCCCCGCGCGGCCTCACCGCGGGCGATCTGGGGTCTGGACGCCGACGCGGCATCCAAGCCCGGGGTATGCGCCGCGCTCGCCGATCCCGGCAAGGGAAGCGACCAATCCGCGCAGGGTTTGTCCGCCTCGGGCCCGGGCGGCATCATCGACGCCGTGGTGGTGACTTTGCCCGACGCTGACCTGGACCGCGACGTCGTCGACACCTGTGGTCAGTGGGCCATGACCGCCGCGCGCACCACCGCCACCGTCCGGCTCACCGAACCGCCACACATCGACGGTGCGCAAACCCTCGGCATGGTCGTCGACGTCAAATCCAGTGTCGAGTCGGGCACCGAAATCGATTCGCGGGCATATACATTCATCGCATACCTGGGCGGCTTCTACGCCTTCACCACACTGACCACGGATCCGGGTTCGGCGTTGCCGGCATTGCCGCCGCAATTCGCCGCCGATCTGCTCGTCAAAACGGTGTCCACGTTGCGCAGCTGA